The following coding sequences lie in one Streptosporangiales bacterium genomic window:
- a CDS encoding pyridoxal-phosphate dependent enzyme, with protein sequence MTSLATWAAPCTSCGRDEGGWSRCRACAGVRAADGAAAPGAGVGVGVWRHRAWLPPVETEVSLGEGGTPLLRCDRSAARAGVSRLWVKNECVNPTLSFKDRAMALGVSLALDAGARGVVAASTGNTASSAASYAARAGLPCRVVCAESAAGGPKLAAAAAAGARVEPVAGDFSTAYAVATRSEADGWYPLTTTFRNPWITAAHRGVAVELVEHAERTGAAVPDWVVVPVGAGPLLVGIHDGFRALLAAGRLSRLPRLVAVQAAACAPLAAAWRDGAESVTALPAGHTVAEAIADPMRGYEDEGALTLAAVRDSGGTVVAVPDADIVAARDDLARDEGLLVEPAAAAPLAALRRLLADGTVPASGDVVLVATGHGAKEPAGGDR encoded by the coding sequence ATGACCTCGCTCGCGACCTGGGCCGCGCCGTGCACCTCGTGCGGGCGCGACGAGGGCGGCTGGTCGCGCTGTCGGGCCTGCGCGGGTGTGCGGGCCGCCGACGGCGCCGCCGCTCCCGGCGCGGGCGTGGGGGTGGGCGTGTGGCGGCACCGGGCGTGGCTGCCGCCCGTGGAGACCGAGGTGTCGCTGGGTGAGGGCGGCACACCGTTGCTGCGCTGCGACCGGTCGGCGGCGCGTGCCGGTGTGTCCCGACTGTGGGTGAAGAACGAGTGCGTGAACCCCACGCTGTCGTTCAAGGACCGTGCGATGGCTCTCGGCGTCAGCCTCGCCCTCGACGCCGGGGCGCGCGGGGTCGTCGCCGCGTCGACCGGCAACACCGCCTCGTCCGCGGCGTCGTACGCGGCGCGCGCGGGACTGCCGTGCCGGGTGGTGTGCGCCGAGTCGGCGGCGGGCGGCCCGAAGCTCGCCGCGGCCGCGGCGGCGGGTGCCCGGGTCGAGCCGGTGGCGGGTGACTTCAGTACGGCGTACGCCGTCGCCACCCGGAGCGAGGCGGACGGCTGGTACCCGCTGACGACGACCTTCAGGAACCCCTGGATCACCGCGGCGCACCGCGGTGTCGCGGTCGAGCTGGTCGAGCATGCGGAGCGCACCGGCGCGGCCGTGCCCGACTGGGTGGTCGTGCCGGTGGGCGCGGGACCGCTGCTCGTCGGCATCCACGACGGCTTCCGTGCGCTGCTCGCCGCCGGGCGCCTCTCCCGCCTTCCCCGCCTGGTGGCGGTGCAGGCGGCCGCGTGCGCTCCGCTGGCGGCGGCCTGGCGCGACGGCGCCGAGAGCGTCACCGCCCTGCCGGCCGGGCACACCGTCGCCGAGGCGATCGCCGACCCGATGCGGGGGTACGAGGACGAGGGCGCACTCACCCTCGCCGCCGTCCGCGACTCGGGCGGCACCGTCGTGGCGGTACCTGACGCCGACATCGTGGCCGCGCGCGACGACCTCGCGCGCGACGAGGGCCTGCTGGTCGAGCCGGCGGCCGCCGCACCGCTCGCGGCCTTGCGGCGACTGCTGGCCGACGGTACCGTGCCCGCGTCCGGCGACGTCGTCCTCGTCGCGACCGGCCACGGCGCGAAGGAGCCGGCGGGAGGCGACCGATGA
- a CDS encoding ABC transporter permease has translation MTATTVPRVPAGLSPRAARLLLVLAPVVLLVVLVVAFAIVDPRIASPLNLRNVMLQAAPTALLALGAYVVLVSAGIDLSAGFAVGLAGVVMATQLQGGAGLARAALFGLLAVAAVGVVNGLLVGVAGLPPFIATLGTMTVVQGLTLFAAPDGMVVVDEAVLAALGQGSVLGIPAPLLAVAVVAVALWFLMRRTRFGLRTYAYGSDEQASLLSGVRRGRQMLFVYVTASVLVFLATVMVVAQVPLVQPNLGGITLLLDAIAAAVIGGTSIFGGRGTVGGVLVGALIISLVTNGLQVLGVDPSAIDLFKGLIIVAALVFDAGMRVLHRRATRGAR, from the coding sequence ATGACGGCCACGACCGTCCCGCGCGTACCAGCCGGCCTGTCGCCGCGGGCCGCCCGGCTGCTGCTCGTCCTCGCGCCGGTGGTGCTGCTGGTCGTCCTCGTCGTCGCGTTCGCGATCGTCGACCCGCGTATCGCCTCGCCCCTCAACCTGCGCAACGTGATGCTGCAGGCGGCGCCGACGGCACTGCTCGCGCTCGGTGCGTACGTGGTGCTCGTGTCGGCAGGCATCGACCTGTCCGCGGGCTTCGCGGTGGGGCTGGCCGGTGTCGTGATGGCGACCCAGCTGCAGGGCGGTGCGGGGCTCGCCAGGGCGGCGCTGTTCGGGCTGCTCGCGGTCGCCGCGGTGGGTGTCGTCAACGGGCTGCTGGTGGGCGTCGCCGGCCTCCCGCCGTTCATCGCCACGCTCGGGACCATGACGGTCGTCCAGGGACTCACGCTGTTCGCGGCGCCCGACGGCATGGTCGTCGTGGACGAGGCGGTGCTCGCCGCGCTCGGCCAGGGCTCGGTGCTCGGCATCCCGGCCCCGCTGCTGGCGGTCGCCGTGGTGGCCGTCGCGCTCTGGTTCCTGATGCGGCGCACGCGGTTCGGCCTGCGCACGTACGCGTACGGGTCCGACGAGCAGGCGAGCCTGCTGAGCGGCGTGCGGCGCGGGCGGCAGATGCTCTTCGTCTACGTCACCGCGTCCGTGCTGGTGTTCCTCGCGACCGTCATGGTGGTCGCGCAGGTGCCGCTGGTGCAGCCCAACCTCGGCGGCATCACGCTCCTGCTCGATGCGATCGCCGCGGCGGTGATCGGCGGTACCAGCATCTTCGGTGGCCGCGGCACGGTCGGCGGGGTGCTGGTGGGAGCACTGATCATCAGCCTGGTCACCAACGGCCTGCAGGTGCTCGGCGTCGATCCCTCGGCGATCGACCTGTTCAAGGGCCTCATCATCGTCGCGGCGCTGGTCTTCGACGCCGGCATGCGCGTGCTCCACCGCCGCGCGACCCGCGGCGCGCGATGA
- a CDS encoding aldehyde dehydrogenase family protein gives MVIDGEAYTPDRPVREVRSPGSGEVVGHVRLGTRDDVDRAVAAARAASAGWRRTSVFDRAALCRTLADAVTARREELARQLTGEHGKPYHTEGLGEIDAVATAFRDAADQVVSLRAESIAVRDRSKRVLITRRPRGVYAVVTPWNFPVAVASIYYLAPGIATGNTLVWTPAPSVSGVAASLAEVLHEAGLPPGVLNLVTGEGPTVGDAAIRHADVDAVGFTGSTATGRLIAQAAAGKPVQLELGGNGPSIVLGDADLDLAASAIAGGAFANAGQICTSTERVLAHASVAKELAERVAEHARAVVLGDPFASGTTMGPVHTAEVAQRVCDQVEAAVAGGGHLLAGGGRQPGAPTEHYVRATVVDDVPASSDLHRAETFGPVVPVVHWDGAEELDALVRASPYGLSGAIFSGDLGRAMALAEELPCGIVNLNEASSYWEPNVPAGGAAGTGSGHGRTGGPWSLEEMTEQQAIVIRTAPPGDLR, from the coding sequence ATGGTGATCGACGGAGAGGCGTACACACCGGACCGGCCGGTGCGTGAGGTGCGCAGCCCGGGATCCGGCGAGGTCGTGGGCCACGTACGCCTCGGCACCCGCGACGACGTCGACCGCGCGGTGGCAGCCGCTCGCGCGGCGTCCGCGGGCTGGCGCCGGACGTCGGTGTTCGACCGGGCGGCGCTGTGCCGCACGCTCGCCGACGCGGTCACCGCACGCCGGGAGGAGCTCGCGCGGCAGCTCACCGGCGAGCACGGAAAGCCGTATCACACCGAGGGCCTCGGCGAGATCGACGCGGTGGCGACGGCGTTCCGCGACGCGGCCGACCAGGTGGTGTCGCTGCGCGCGGAGTCCATCGCCGTGCGCGACCGGAGCAAGCGGGTGCTCATCACCCGGCGGCCGCGCGGCGTGTACGCGGTGGTGACGCCGTGGAACTTCCCGGTCGCCGTCGCCTCGATCTACTACCTCGCGCCGGGCATCGCGACGGGCAACACACTGGTGTGGACGCCCGCGCCGAGCGTGTCGGGCGTCGCCGCCAGTCTCGCAGAGGTGCTGCACGAGGCCGGCCTGCCGCCCGGCGTCCTCAACCTCGTCACCGGCGAGGGCCCGACGGTGGGCGACGCCGCGATCCGGCACGCCGACGTCGACGCCGTCGGGTTCACCGGCAGCACCGCCACCGGACGCCTGATCGCGCAGGCCGCCGCCGGCAAGCCCGTGCAGCTGGAGCTCGGCGGCAACGGCCCGAGCATCGTGCTCGGCGATGCCGACCTCGACCTCGCCGCGTCCGCGATCGCCGGTGGCGCGTTCGCCAACGCGGGTCAGATCTGCACGTCCACCGAACGCGTGCTCGCCCACGCGAGCGTGGCGAAGGAGCTCGCCGAGCGGGTGGCCGAGCACGCGCGCGCGGTGGTGCTCGGCGACCCGTTCGCGTCCGGCACGACGATGGGACCCGTCCACACCGCGGAGGTGGCGCAGCGCGTCTGCGACCAGGTCGAGGCGGCCGTGGCCGGTGGTGGGCACCTGCTCGCAGGTGGCGGGCGGCAGCCGGGCGCGCCGACGGAGCACTACGTGCGGGCGACGGTCGTCGACGACGTACCGGCCTCGTCCGACCTGCACCGCGCGGAGACCTTCGGACCCGTCGTCCCCGTCGTGCACTGGGACGGCGCCGAGGAGCTCGACGCGCTCGTGCGCGCGAGCCCTTACGGCCTCTCCGGCGCGATCTTCAGCGGCGACCTCGGACGCGCGATGGCGCTCGCCGAGGAGCTGCCCTGCGGGATCGTCAACCTCAATGAGGCGAGCAGCTACTGGGAGCCGAACGTCCCCGCGGGCGGCGCGGCCGGCACCGGCAGCGGGCACGGGCGCACCGGCGGGCCGTGGTCGCTGGAGGAGATGACCGAGCAGCAGGCGATCGTGATCAGGACGGCGCCGCCGGGAGACCTGCGATGA
- a CDS encoding aminotransferase class V-fold PLP-dependent enzyme, with translation MTAPGLASRQAWFPALGDRRAYLDTATKGVPPAPAVEAVHDAVARWSSGTADHDEWDAAAESARGAVATILAARTYDVALVSSHVGAASTVARRHPDATVVVPAEEYRSNLLPWTLDRERVRLVPEPATTEAICAAVDEGADLVALSSMQSATGLRVDVPAVVAHAHTRGALVYVDASQSLGVDATLADSGADFVGAVAYKWLLGARGSAFLFVRPEHQTRFGPVLAGSPSASDGAYYGAGHRLWDDARRFDQPNAWLTWVATAAGLAVLGTYRTADLDAHATGLATRLLDGIGGLGLRHGIVDLESAIVSVAHPDPVAAAAALAAGGIAVAARRGGLRVAFHLYNEEHDVERTLAALHAAAR, from the coding sequence ATGACGGCCCCAGGTCTCGCCAGCAGGCAGGCGTGGTTCCCCGCGCTCGGGGACCGCCGCGCCTACCTCGACACCGCTACCAAGGGCGTACCGCCGGCGCCGGCGGTCGAGGCCGTGCACGACGCGGTCGCGCGCTGGTCGTCCGGCACCGCCGACCACGACGAGTGGGACGCGGCCGCGGAGTCCGCGCGCGGTGCGGTGGCGACGATCCTGGCTGCGCGGACGTACGACGTGGCGCTGGTGTCGTCGCACGTCGGTGCGGCGTCGACGGTCGCGCGGCGCCACCCGGATGCGACCGTAGTCGTGCCTGCGGAGGAGTACCGGTCCAACCTGCTGCCGTGGACGCTCGACCGGGAGCGGGTCCGACTGGTCCCCGAACCCGCGACGACGGAGGCGATCTGCGCGGCTGTCGACGAGGGCGCCGACCTCGTCGCGCTCTCCAGCATGCAGTCCGCCACGGGCTTGCGCGTCGACGTTCCCGCCGTCGTCGCGCACGCGCACACCCGGGGCGCTCTCGTGTACGTCGACGCCAGCCAGTCGCTCGGCGTCGACGCGACGCTGGCGGACAGCGGCGCCGACTTCGTGGGTGCGGTGGCGTACAAGTGGCTGCTCGGCGCGCGCGGGTCGGCGTTCCTCTTCGTGCGTCCGGAGCACCAGACGCGGTTCGGTCCGGTGCTGGCGGGTTCTCCGTCGGCGTCCGACGGCGCGTACTACGGTGCCGGGCACCGGCTCTGGGACGATGCGCGCCGCTTCGACCAGCCCAACGCCTGGCTCACCTGGGTGGCGACCGCCGCCGGGCTGGCGGTCCTGGGGACGTACCGCACCGCGGACCTCGACGCGCACGCGACCGGGCTCGCGACGCGGCTGCTGGACGGTATCGGCGGCCTCGGTCTCCGGCACGGCATCGTCGACCTGGAGTCGGCGATCGTCTCGGTCGCGCATCCCGATCCGGTCGCGGCGGCGGCCGCGCTGGCCGCCGGTGGCATCGCGGTCGCGGCACGGCGGGGCGGGCTGCGGGTGGCGTTCCACCTCTACAACGAAGAGCACGACGTCGAGCGCACGCTGGCCGCGTTGCACGCGGCCGCACGGTGA
- a CDS encoding substrate-binding domain-containing protein gives MRGDAMRRQHRGSRPRGARWRLLAAGLLTVGLTACSMTPPGGADDAGSQRPAGGGGKPVIGVSAIDLTSPFFVGMREAGEKAADDYGVVTTWQSAEGSVERQVSTVQNYVNQRVDAILIDPLDKNALRPAIGRATAAGIPVVTMGNKVRADGNHSTLYQDADNMAMVARATGAELGGKGQVALLVGARGNYVSDLREKAFRESLARHYPDVDLVSVQPTAFDARRASNTTVTWMTTYPDLDLVVCISDPLCLAAKSTATSLKRPDLKIAGHDGEQDMRPLLEDGSMVMDVLTGAGRVGYWNVAVGARLAKGEELPRDLYLRSYFVTTDDTATHLAGRGVSFPHVSPSRAAGLAEAYGQEFGPDEPASAMTVSTS, from the coding sequence ATGCGAGGAGACGCCATGAGGCGGCAACACCGGGGGTCACGACCACGGGGTGCGCGCTGGCGGCTGCTCGCCGCCGGCCTCCTCACCGTCGGCCTGACGGCGTGCTCCATGACCCCGCCGGGCGGCGCGGACGACGCGGGCTCGCAACGTCCAGCAGGTGGGGGCGGCAAGCCGGTGATCGGTGTCTCCGCGATCGACCTGACCTCGCCGTTCTTCGTCGGCATGCGCGAGGCGGGTGAGAAGGCGGCCGACGACTACGGCGTCGTCACCACGTGGCAGAGCGCGGAGGGCAGCGTCGAGCGTCAGGTCTCGACCGTGCAGAACTACGTCAACCAACGCGTCGACGCGATCCTGATCGACCCGCTCGACAAGAACGCGCTGCGTCCGGCGATCGGGCGCGCCACGGCCGCCGGCATCCCGGTGGTCACGATGGGGAACAAGGTCCGGGCCGACGGCAACCACAGCACGCTCTACCAGGACGCCGACAACATGGCGATGGTCGCGCGCGCCACCGGCGCCGAGCTCGGCGGCAAGGGGCAGGTGGCGCTCCTCGTCGGCGCGCGGGGCAACTACGTGTCCGACCTGCGCGAGAAGGCGTTCCGCGAGTCGCTCGCGCGGCACTACCCCGACGTCGACCTCGTCTCCGTGCAGCCCACGGCCTTCGACGCTCGGCGTGCCTCGAACACCACGGTCACCTGGATGACGACGTACCCGGACCTCGACCTCGTCGTCTGCATCAGCGATCCGCTGTGCCTGGCGGCGAAATCGACCGCGACCTCACTGAAGCGGCCGGACCTGAAGATCGCCGGCCACGACGGCGAGCAGGACATGCGTCCCCTGCTCGAGGACGGGTCGATGGTGATGGACGTGCTCACCGGCGCGGGCCGCGTCGGGTACTGGAACGTCGCCGTCGGCGCGCGCCTCGCCAAGGGTGAGGAGCTGCCGCGCGACCTCTACCTGCGCTCGTACTTCGTCACGACGGACGACACCGCCACGCACCTCGCCGGTCGCGGCGTGAGCTTCCCCCACGTCTCGCCCTCCCGTGCGGCGGGGCTCGCCGAGGCGTACGGGCAGGAGTTCGGCCCGGACGAGCCGGCGTCGGCCATGACGGTCTCGACCTCCTAG
- a CDS encoding M20/M25/M40 family metallo-hydrolase has translation MGNPSALELTAAMVAIDSQNPGVGEERLAGFVASYAEERGLAVTVVETAPGRCNVLVTADAGEGPHLALSGHLDTKPIGDSARAWRTPPLELVVDGDLAYGLGSSDMKGGVAAMLRAAEAWAHTASRGRLSLILTADEEAGSEHGARELARRGLVDADAIVIGEPSGVRDPWEALYVISRGICCFEVIVEGQQGHSGLSDRLAPSATVAAAHAVTALASFEPTVSRPSGIPCAPTVNPAVGISGGVFYGVHPGDAVVKSDIRLVPGMDRDVLDRELRQLLSEAIPRDVSWHLRYADGSLGWMDPAHIAADHPVVAAAQSACAEVLGRTLPLAAYPGGTDATYFIHGGVPTVAALGPGWLSVAHGPNECVGVSQLDEAERLYTRLAHTYLGSGS, from the coding sequence ATGGGTAATCCGTCCGCGCTGGAGCTGACCGCCGCGATGGTGGCGATCGACTCCCAGAACCCCGGCGTCGGCGAGGAGCGGCTCGCGGGCTTCGTCGCCTCGTACGCCGAGGAGCGCGGACTCGCGGTCACCGTCGTCGAGACGGCTCCGGGACGGTGCAACGTCCTCGTCACCGCCGACGCCGGTGAAGGACCGCACCTCGCTCTGTCGGGTCACCTCGACACCAAGCCGATCGGCGACTCGGCGAGAGCCTGGCGCACACCACCACTCGAGCTCGTGGTGGACGGCGACCTGGCGTACGGGCTCGGCAGCTCGGACATGAAGGGCGGCGTCGCCGCCATGCTGCGGGCGGCGGAGGCGTGGGCGCATACCGCGTCCCGCGGCCGGCTGTCGCTGATCCTCACCGCCGACGAGGAGGCGGGCAGCGAGCACGGCGCCAGGGAACTCGCACGGCGCGGCCTCGTCGACGCCGACGCCATCGTGATCGGCGAGCCGTCCGGCGTACGCGATCCGTGGGAGGCGCTGTACGTCATCTCGCGCGGCATCTGCTGCTTCGAGGTCATCGTCGAGGGCCAGCAGGGCCACAGCGGACTGTCCGATCGGCTCGCGCCCAGCGCGACCGTCGCCGCCGCCCACGCGGTCACGGCACTGGCGTCGTTCGAGCCGACCGTGTCGCGCCCCTCAGGGATCCCGTGCGCCCCGACGGTCAACCCGGCCGTGGGCATCTCGGGCGGGGTCTTCTACGGCGTCCACCCGGGCGACGCGGTGGTCAAGAGCGACATCCGGCTGGTGCCCGGCATGGACCGCGACGTGCTCGACCGCGAGCTCAGGCAGCTCCTCTCCGAGGCGATCCCGCGCGACGTGAGCTGGCACCTCCGGTACGCGGACGGGTCGCTCGGCTGGATGGACCCGGCGCATATCGCGGCCGACCATCCCGTCGTCGCCGCGGCGCAGTCGGCGTGCGCCGAGGTCCTCGGCCGCACGCTTCCGCTCGCGGCGTACCCAGGCGGCACCGACGCCACGTACTTCATCCACGGCGGCGTCCCGACCGTCGCCGCACTCGGCCCCGGGTGGCTCTCCGTCGCGCACGGCCCGAACGAGTGCGTGGGGGTGTCGCAGCTCGACGAGGCCGAGCGGCTGTACACCCGCCTGGCCCACACGTACCTCGGCAGTGGGTCATGA
- a CDS encoding helix-turn-helix domain-containing protein, translated as MGHDGGSGPVPAHTREQADVTQDDTRTAPARNLVRAFGLLDVLAESPDGLTLAELAVRAQLPEPTVHRLLSVLADLHVVRIGDRSRWRVGRRCLELGAAYLDSVEIRSEARDLMRGLTDETGETCALGVLDDDRVVYVEKMDSPHAVRMHSAIGRSNPAATSALGRAILAWSSDEVVAHVLGTGIPSRTANTVTKPEELRAELRRCRRRGYSVDDAENEPGIRGVGAPVLDYRGWPVAALSVAGPEQRVSRKRLQELGAAAATAAGELSTRLGYSARARRA; from the coding sequence GTGGGTCATGATGGCGGCTCCGGACCCGTACCCGCGCACACCCGGGAGCAGGCAGACGTGACGCAGGACGACACCCGCACCGCCCCCGCGCGCAACCTCGTTCGCGCGTTCGGCCTGCTCGACGTCCTGGCGGAGTCGCCTGACGGACTCACGCTCGCCGAGCTCGCCGTCAGGGCGCAGCTGCCCGAGCCGACCGTGCACAGGTTGCTGTCGGTGCTCGCCGACCTGCACGTCGTACGCATCGGCGACCGCAGTCGCTGGCGGGTCGGCAGGCGGTGTCTCGAGCTCGGCGCGGCCTACCTCGACTCGGTGGAGATCCGGTCGGAGGCCCGCGACCTCATGCGCGGCCTCACCGACGAGACCGGCGAGACCTGTGCGCTCGGCGTGCTCGACGACGATCGCGTGGTCTACGTCGAGAAGATGGACAGCCCGCACGCCGTCCGGATGCACTCGGCCATCGGCAGGAGCAACCCGGCGGCCACCAGCGCGCTCGGCCGCGCGATCCTCGCCTGGTCGTCGGACGAGGTCGTCGCGCACGTGCTCGGCACGGGCATCCCGTCACGCACCGCCAACACGGTGACGAAGCCCGAGGAGCTGCGCGCCGAGCTCCGTCGCTGCCGCAGGCGCGGCTACAGCGTCGACGACGCGGAGAACGAGCCGGGCATCAGGGGCGTCGGCGCCCCGGTGCTCGACTACCGGGGATGGCCGGTGGCGGCGCTGTCGGTGGCCGGACCCGAGCAGCGGGTGTCGCGCAAGCGGCTGCAGGAGCTCGGCGCCGCGGCCGCGACGGCCGCCGGCGAGCTGTCCACGCGCCTCGGCTACTCCGCCCGTGCACGCCGCGCCTGA